Proteins encoded by one window of Streptomyces sp. LX-29:
- a CDS encoding PPOX class F420-dependent oxidoreductase, which yields MAQKMTKDQWQAFVSEGTRTAKLATVRADGSPHLAPVWFLLDGEDVVFNTGKDTVKGRNLARDGRVSLCVDDERPPFAFVTLRGRAELSEDLDELRHWATRIAARYMGEDRAEEFGARNGVPGELVVRVHVDQVVALSGLTD from the coding sequence ATGGCGCAGAAGATGACCAAGGATCAGTGGCAGGCATTCGTCTCCGAGGGAACCCGCACCGCGAAGCTGGCGACGGTCCGGGCGGACGGGAGCCCGCACCTCGCCCCGGTGTGGTTCCTGCTCGACGGGGAGGACGTGGTCTTCAACACCGGGAAGGACACCGTCAAGGGACGCAATCTGGCACGCGACGGGCGGGTCAGCCTCTGCGTGGACGACGAGCGGCCGCCGTTCGCCTTCGTCACGCTGCGCGGGCGGGCGGAGCTGAGTGAGGACCTCGACGAACTCCGCCACTGGGCGACCCGGATCGCCGCCCGCTACATGGGCGAGGACCGGGCGGAGGAGTTCGGCGCCCGCAACGGGGTCCCCGGCGAGCTGGTCGTCCGCGTCCATGTGGACCAGGTCGTCGCGCTGTCGGGGCTCACCGACTAG
- a CDS encoding roadblock/LC7 domain-containing protein yields the protein MALSKGLDWLLDDLTERVEHVRHALVLSTDGLVTAASSSLPRQDAEHLAAVASGLHSLAKGSGRHFRTGRVRQTVVEFEEGVLFVTAAGDGSCLCVLGGPDSDVGQIAYEMALMVNRVGEHLGVESRRQSSATSHL from the coding sequence ATGGCACTCAGTAAGGGGCTCGACTGGCTGCTGGACGACCTGACCGAGCGTGTCGAGCACGTGCGGCACGCCCTCGTGTTGTCGACCGACGGCCTGGTGACCGCCGCCAGCTCCTCGCTACCACGCCAGGACGCGGAGCACCTCGCCGCGGTCGCATCGGGTCTGCACAGCCTCGCCAAGGGGTCCGGGCGGCACTTCCGGACCGGCCGGGTGCGGCAGACGGTGGTGGAGTTCGAGGAGGGCGTGCTGTTCGTGACGGCGGCCGGAGACGGCAGCTGTCTCTGCGTGCTCGGCGGGCCGGACAGCGACGTCGGGCAGATCGCGTACGAGATGGCGCTGATGGTGAACAGAGTCGGGGAGCATCTGGGCGTCGAGTCCCGACGGCAGAGCAGCGCGACCAGTCACCTCTAG
- a CDS encoding DUF6397 family protein, which yields MVVREHVLSEQTPAPGRRPVPCPEAPARPPETPAPDPGRPPEDTVASGWAARRLGLKPSEFELAVQLGEVRTVATGTPWLRRVDRTELRRLAEAEGGPEGLRERLRSVGVGQGAELLGISPGRFGRLARCGCFTPVRFYVNRYQAVVWLYLATEVRRFAEREPELLTGRAPAGLLAMLAAGEDLRARGWRGRRAEQLIGQTDDPWERAAVWAALLAPDELDQAVEDPHERAWLRRLRPALVSSGAHAPGSRDAAAGVLTADDPVELLTCRLCLAAALTTARAARPAPLLGPAEAVPGGVEAWPPGEIAEPSGAAATGAMGTTQATGLKAAGRPALGPASRTGRSRPLWRRLLGRA from the coding sequence ATGGTCGTACGCGAGCATGTTCTGTCGGAGCAGACGCCGGCCCCGGGGCGGCGACCCGTGCCGTGCCCGGAGGCGCCGGCGCGGCCACCCGAGACACCGGCCCCGGATCCCGGCCGGCCGCCGGAGGACACCGTCGCGTCCGGCTGGGCCGCCCGGCGACTGGGTCTGAAACCCAGCGAGTTCGAGCTGGCCGTACAGCTGGGTGAGGTGCGCACCGTGGCCACCGGCACCCCCTGGCTGCGGCGCGTGGACCGCACCGAGCTGCGCCGGCTCGCCGAGGCCGAGGGCGGCCCCGAGGGGCTGCGGGAGCGGCTGCGGTCGGTCGGAGTAGGGCAGGGTGCGGAGCTGTTGGGCATCAGCCCCGGCCGATTCGGCCGGCTGGCGCGCTGCGGGTGCTTCACCCCCGTCCGCTTCTACGTGAACCGCTACCAGGCCGTCGTCTGGCTCTATCTCGCGACCGAGGTGCGGCGGTTCGCCGAGCGGGAGCCGGAGTTGCTGACCGGCCGCGCCCCGGCCGGGCTGCTGGCGATGCTCGCCGCCGGCGAGGACCTGCGGGCCCGCGGCTGGCGCGGCCGCCGGGCCGAGCAGCTCATCGGGCAGACGGACGACCCGTGGGAGCGAGCCGCGGTGTGGGCTGCCCTGTTGGCCCCCGACGAGCTGGACCAGGCCGTGGAGGACCCGCATGAGCGTGCCTGGCTGCGGCGCCTCCGCCCCGCCCTGGTCTCCTCCGGAGCCCACGCCCCCGGCTCGCGCGACGCGGCCGCAGGCGTGCTCACGGCGGACGACCCGGTGGAGCTCCTCACCTGCCGCCTCTGCCTCGCCGCGGCGCTGACCACGGCCCGCGCGGCCCGTCCGGCCCCGCTCCTCGGGCCGGCCGAGGCCGTTCCCGGGGGCGTCGAGGCGTGGCCGCCCGGGGAGATCGCGGAGCCGTCGGGGGCGGCGGCGACGGGGGCGATGGGGACGACACAGGCGACGGGGTTGAAGGCTGCCGGGCGGCCCGCGCTTGGTCCCGCCTCCCGCACCGGCCGCTCGCGCCCGCTGTGGAGGCGACTGCTCGGCCGTGCCTGA
- a CDS encoding ABC transporter substrate-binding protein: protein MTYDLARSARLSRRGLFAAGGALALAPVLAACGGDKKDDTAKAGESSWSFKDDRGRTVTRKKRPERIVAFVSTAAALYDYGIECTGIFGPSSPVHGKPNPQAGDLDVERLTSLGEAWGAFSIEKYARLRPDLLVSNMFPAPDLWFVPQDSAKKIQEIAPSVGINVARTSLLNPLKRTAELAESLGADLGARKVVDAKARFDRAVRTLREAAAANKGLKILAMTADPDNLYVAVPDSYCDLNFYKSLGVEFVEGKKSDKWGFWEFLSWENADKYHADLIMIDNRSSALPRQQLDERPTWRRLPAIKAEQTVDWAMEERFSYAGYAPVLEQLAAAITKSKKLRA, encoded by the coding sequence ATGACGTATGACCTCGCCCGCTCAGCCCGTCTGTCGCGCCGTGGCCTGTTCGCGGCCGGCGGTGCCCTCGCCCTCGCTCCGGTGCTGGCGGCCTGCGGCGGTGACAAGAAGGACGACACGGCGAAGGCGGGCGAAAGCTCCTGGTCCTTCAAGGACGACCGGGGCCGCACGGTCACGCGGAAGAAGAGGCCGGAGCGGATCGTGGCCTTCGTCAGCACCGCCGCGGCGCTGTACGACTACGGGATCGAGTGCACCGGCATCTTCGGGCCCAGCTCGCCGGTGCACGGCAAGCCCAACCCGCAGGCCGGAGACCTCGATGTGGAACGGCTGACCAGCCTCGGCGAGGCGTGGGGCGCGTTCAGCATCGAGAAGTACGCCCGGCTCCGGCCCGACCTGTTGGTCAGCAACATGTTCCCGGCGCCTGATCTGTGGTTCGTGCCGCAGGACAGCGCCAAGAAGATCCAGGAGATCGCGCCCAGCGTCGGCATCAACGTCGCTCGCACCTCACTGCTCAACCCGCTCAAGCGCACGGCCGAGCTCGCCGAGTCTCTCGGTGCCGACCTCGGCGCGCGCAAGGTCGTCGACGCCAAGGCGCGCTTCGACCGGGCCGTCCGGACCCTGCGCGAGGCCGCCGCGGCCAACAAGGGCCTGAAGATCCTCGCCATGACCGCCGACCCGGACAACCTCTACGTCGCGGTCCCCGACTCGTACTGCGACCTCAACTTCTACAAGAGCCTCGGCGTCGAGTTCGTGGAGGGCAAGAAGAGCGACAAGTGGGGCTTCTGGGAGTTCCTCAGCTGGGAGAACGCCGACAAGTACCACGCCGACCTGATAATGATCGACAACCGTTCCAGCGCACTGCCGCGGCAGCAGCTCGACGAGCGACCCACCTGGCGCCGGCTTCCCGCGATCAAGGCCGAGCAGACCGTCGACTGGGCCATGGAAGAGCGCTTCAGCTACGCCGGCTACGCGCCGGTGCTCGAACAACTCGCCGCCGCGATAACCAAGTCCAAGAAGCTGCGCGCTTAG
- a CDS encoding NAD(P)H-binding protein: protein MSEILVIGATGNVGRHVVVQLLTAGVAVRALARDPESAELPPGVEVVGGDLSRPDTLERALTGTDTVFLIWPFLTTEGAPAVLETIARHARRIVYLSSSGVNDDGGRQTDPINQLHADMEGLIEESGLEWTVLRSNTIASNARGWAEQIRATDVVRGPDIAATAVIHERDVAAVAAHALTDEGHAGTRHVLTGPQVMSRDAQVHTIGEAIGRRTRFEKVPLEIAREQMLADGRPPALIEALLASADTRPESNLVTSTVEEITGAPARTFRSWAEEHAALFR, encoded by the coding sequence ATGAGTGAGATTCTCGTGATCGGTGCCACCGGGAACGTCGGTCGACACGTTGTCGTTCAACTCCTGACCGCAGGCGTCGCTGTACGTGCGTTGGCGCGGGACCCCGAATCGGCCGAGCTGCCGCCGGGAGTCGAGGTCGTGGGCGGGGACCTGTCCAGGCCGGACACGCTGGAGCGGGCGCTGACCGGGACCGACACGGTGTTCCTGATCTGGCCTTTCCTGACGACCGAGGGCGCCCCCGCCGTACTGGAGACGATCGCACGGCACGCACGCCGCATCGTCTACCTCTCATCGTCGGGCGTGAACGACGATGGCGGACGGCAGACCGACCCGATCAACCAGCTCCACGCCGACATGGAGGGCCTGATCGAGGAATCCGGCCTGGAGTGGACCGTGCTGCGGTCGAACACCATCGCCTCCAACGCGCGAGGATGGGCCGAGCAGATCCGGGCCACGGACGTCGTTCGCGGTCCCGACATCGCCGCCACAGCGGTGATCCACGAACGCGATGTGGCGGCCGTGGCGGCACATGCGCTGACCGATGAAGGGCACGCGGGGACCAGACACGTCCTGACCGGTCCGCAGGTCATGAGCAGGGACGCGCAGGTCCATACGATCGGGGAGGCGATCGGCCGCCGGACGCGGTTCGAGAAGGTCCCCCTCGAGATCGCGCGAGAGCAGATGCTCGCCGACGGCAGGCCGCCCGCCCTCATCGAGGCCCTGTTGGCCAGCGCCGATACGCGGCCCGAATCGAACCTGGTCACCTCAACCGTGGAAGAGATCACCGGAGCACCGGCGCGCACGTTCCGCTCGTGGGCGGAAGAGCACGCGGCCCTTTTCCGCTAG
- a CDS encoding LysE family translocator, with protein MIVIPGPSVLFVVGRALAHGRRTALATAWGNALGSYLLVVVVALGLGSLIGRSATAFTAVKLAGAGYLVFLGVRALRHRGRLGEAGQPSPRPARRGDVRTVVDGMLVGATNPKGLVFFAAVLPQFVDHGAGAVPTQMLVLGLVPIGIGLVTDTAWALTASAARAWFARSERRMSLVGGAGGFAMIGLGITVAATGRAD; from the coding sequence ATGATCGTGATCCCGGGGCCGAGCGTGCTCTTCGTCGTCGGCCGGGCCCTGGCCCACGGCCGCCGCACCGCGCTGGCGACCGCCTGGGGCAATGCGCTCGGCTCCTACCTCCTGGTGGTCGTCGTCGCCCTCGGCCTCGGCTCGCTGATCGGTCGCTCCGCGACGGCCTTCACCGCGGTGAAGCTCGCCGGCGCCGGCTACCTGGTCTTCCTCGGCGTACGGGCCCTCCGGCACCGCGGACGACTGGGCGAGGCGGGGCAACCGTCGCCGCGGCCCGCACGCCGCGGCGACGTCCGCACGGTGGTGGACGGGATGCTGGTGGGCGCCACCAACCCCAAGGGCCTCGTCTTCTTCGCCGCCGTGCTCCCGCAGTTCGTCGACCACGGGGCCGGCGCGGTGCCCACCCAGATGCTCGTCCTCGGCCTGGTCCCGATCGGCATCGGCCTGGTCACGGACACGGCCTGGGCCCTGACGGCCTCCGCGGCACGCGCCTGGTTCGCCCGCTCCGAACGCCGCATGTCCCTGGTCGGCGGGGCCGGCGGGTTCGCGATGATCGGCCTGGGCATCACGGTGGCCGCCACCGGCCGCGCGGACTGA
- a CDS encoding glyceraldehyde-3-phosphate dehydrogenase, whose product MTVNEDSFTNWKHREEIAESMIPIIGKLHREQDVTVLLHSRSLVNKSVVSILKTHRFARQIAGEELSVTDTLPFLQALTTLDLGPSQIDIGMLAATYRRDDRGLSVEEFTAEAVSGATGANKVERREGRDVVLYGFGRIGRLVARLLIEKAGSGNGLRLRAIVVRQGGDQDIVKRASLLRRDSIHGQFQGTITVDEANSTIIANGNEIKVIYAGDPSEVDYTAYGIKDAILIDNTGKWRDREGLSKHLRPGIDKVVLTAPGKGDVPNIVHGVNHDMIKPDEQILSCASCTTNAIVPPLKAMADEYGVLRGHVETVHSFTNDQNLLDNYHKADRRGRSAPLNMVITETGAASAVAKALPELKAPITGSSIRVPVPDVSIAILSLRLGRETTREEVLDYLRNVSLTSPLKRQIDFISAPDAVSSDFIGSRHASIVDAGATKVDGDNAILYLWYDNEFGYSCQVIRVVQYVSGVEYPTYPAPLA is encoded by the coding sequence GTGACTGTCAACGAAGACTCGTTCACAAACTGGAAGCACCGCGAGGAGATCGCGGAGTCGATGATTCCGATCATCGGGAAGCTGCACCGGGAGCAGGACGTCACCGTCCTCCTCCACAGTCGCTCCCTGGTGAACAAGTCGGTGGTCAGCATCCTCAAGACCCACCGATTCGCCCGGCAGATCGCCGGCGAGGAACTCTCGGTCACCGACACGCTGCCGTTCCTCCAGGCCCTCACCACCCTTGACCTCGGGCCTTCCCAGATCGACATCGGCATGCTCGCCGCGACGTACCGACGCGACGACCGCGGTCTCTCGGTGGAGGAGTTCACCGCCGAGGCCGTCTCCGGCGCCACGGGGGCCAACAAGGTCGAGCGCCGCGAGGGGCGCGACGTCGTCCTCTACGGCTTCGGCCGCATCGGCCGCCTCGTCGCCCGCCTGCTCATTGAGAAGGCCGGTTCCGGCAACGGCCTGCGGCTGCGCGCCATCGTCGTCCGCCAGGGCGGCGACCAGGACATCGTCAAGCGGGCCTCGCTGCTGCGCCGTGACTCGATCCACGGCCAGTTCCAGGGCACGATCACCGTCGACGAGGCGAACAGCACGATCATCGCCAACGGCAACGAGATCAAGGTGATCTACGCCGGCGACCCGTCCGAGGTCGACTACACGGCGTACGGGATCAAGGACGCCATCCTGATCGACAACACCGGCAAGTGGCGCGACCGCGAGGGCCTCTCCAAGCACCTGCGCCCCGGTATCGACAAGGTCGTCCTGACCGCCCCGGGCAAGGGCGATGTCCCCAACATCGTCCACGGCGTCAACCACGACATGATCAAGCCGGACGAGCAGATCCTGTCCTGCGCGTCCTGCACCACCAACGCGATCGTCCCGCCGCTGAAGGCGATGGCGGACGAGTACGGCGTGCTCCGCGGCCACGTGGAGACCGTCCACTCGTTCACCAACGACCAGAACCTGCTGGACAACTACCACAAGGCCGACCGTCGCGGCCGCTCGGCGCCGCTCAACATGGTCATCACCGAGACCGGTGCCGCGTCCGCCGTCGCCAAGGCGCTGCCGGAGCTCAAGGCGCCGATCACCGGCAGCTCGATCCGCGTCCCGGTGCCGGACGTCTCGATCGCGATCCTCAGCCTGCGCCTCGGGCGTGAGACCACCCGCGAGGAGGTCCTCGACTACCTGCGCAACGTGTCGCTGACCTCGCCGCTCAAGCGCCAGATCGACTTCATCAGCGCCCCCGACGCGGTGTCGAGCGACTTCATCGGCTCGCGCCACGCCTCCATCGTCGACGCCGGCGCCACCAAGGTCGACGGCGACAACGCGATCCTGTACCTCTGGTACGACAACGAGTTCGGCTACTCCTGCCAGGTCATCCGCGTCGTCCAGTACGTCTCCGGGGTGGAGTACCCGACCTACCCGGCTCCGCTGGCCTGA
- a CDS encoding acyl-CoA thioesterase II, with amino-acid sequence MTSPAERLVDLLDLEQIELNIFRGHSPDESLQRVFGGQVAGQALVAAGRTTDGKRPVHSLHAYFLRPGTPGVPIVYQVERVRDGRSFTTRRVVAVQQGRTIFNLTASFHEPEPGFEHQVPMPGVPEPESLPRLGEELREHLGELPEPLRRMERRQAFDIRYVDRLRWTPEDLEGAEPRSAVWMRAVGPLGTDPLVHTCALTYASDMTLLDAVRIPVEPLWGPRGFDMASLDHAMWFHRPFRADEWFLYQQESPVATGARGLARGQIFDRDGRLLVSVMQEGLFRQHV; translated from the coding sequence ATGACCAGTCCCGCCGAGCGCTTGGTCGACCTGCTCGACCTGGAGCAGATCGAGCTGAACATCTTCCGCGGCCACAGCCCGGACGAGTCGTTGCAGCGGGTGTTCGGCGGGCAGGTGGCCGGCCAGGCCCTAGTGGCCGCCGGCCGGACCACCGACGGGAAGCGCCCCGTGCACTCGCTGCACGCCTACTTCCTGCGTCCCGGCACGCCGGGGGTGCCCATCGTCTACCAGGTGGAGCGGGTGCGCGACGGGCGGTCCTTCACCACCCGGCGGGTGGTGGCCGTGCAGCAGGGCCGGACGATCTTCAATCTGACGGCCTCCTTCCACGAGCCGGAGCCGGGCTTCGAACACCAGGTGCCCATGCCGGGGGTGCCGGAGCCGGAGAGCCTCCCCCGGCTCGGCGAGGAGCTGCGTGAGCACCTCGGCGAGCTGCCCGAGCCGCTGCGTCGCATGGAGCGCCGCCAGGCGTTCGACATCCGCTACGTGGACCGGCTGCGCTGGACGCCCGAGGACCTCGAGGGCGCCGAGCCGCGCAGCGCGGTGTGGATGCGCGCGGTGGGCCCGCTCGGCACGGACCCGCTCGTGCACACCTGCGCCCTCACCTACGCCAGCGACATGACCCTGCTCGACGCGGTGCGCATCCCCGTCGAGCCGCTGTGGGGTCCCCGCGGCTTCGACATGGCCTCCCTGGACCACGCCATGTGGTTCCACCGCCCCTTCCGCGCGGACGAGTGGTTCCTCTACCAGCAGGAGTCCCCCGTCGCCACCGGAGCCCGCGGCCTGGCCCGCGGCCAGATCTTCGACCGCGACGGTCGGCTGCTGGTCTCGGTGATGCAGGAGGGACTCTTCCGCCAGCACGTCTGA
- a CDS encoding DEAD/DEAH box helicase → MTLIDQLPSDADPDALFEAFSTWVEGRGISLYPAQEEALIEVVSGANVILSTPTGSGKSLVAAGAHFTALAKDQVTFYTAPIKALVSEKFFELCKVFGTENVGMLTGDASVNADAPVICCTAEVLASIALRDGRDADIGQVVMDEFHFYAEPDRGWAWQIPLLELPQAQFVLMSATLGDVTRFEEDLTRRTGRPTAVVRSATRPVPLSYEYRTTPMTDTLTELLETRQAPVYIVHFTQAAAVERAQALMSINMCTRAEKDEIAALIGNFRFTTKFGRNLSRYVRHGIGVHHAGMLPKYRRLVEKLAQAGLLKVICGTDTLGVGVNVPIRTVLFTALTKYDGQRVRTLRAREFHQIAGRAGRAGFDTAGFVVAQAPEHVIENEKALAKAGDDPKKRRKVVRKKAPEGFVNWGQNTFEKLIASEPEPLTSRFQVTHAMLLSVIARPGDAFEAMRRLLEDNHEPRKNQLRHIRRAIAIYRSLLDGGVVERLDEPDAEGRRVRLTVDLQQNFALNQPLSTFALAAFELLDPESPSYALDMVSVVESTLDDPRQILAAQENKARGEAVAAMKADGVEYEERMERLQEISYPKPLEELLLHAYGLYRKSHPWVGDHPLSPKAVIRDMYERAMTFTEFTSFYDLARTEGIVLRYLASAYKALDNTVPDDLKSDDFEDLIAWLGEMVRQVDSSLLDEWEQLANPEEESAEEARERADQVKPVTSNARAFRVLVRNAMFRRVELAALDDVRELGEMDEEAGWDEARWAEAMDAYWDEYEDLGTGPDARGPKLLRIEEDPEHGLWRVRQTFADPNGDHDWGISAEVDLAASDEEGRAVVRVTDVGQL, encoded by the coding sequence GTGACTCTTATTGATCAGCTGCCGAGCGACGCCGACCCCGATGCGCTGTTTGAGGCGTTCTCGACCTGGGTCGAGGGGCGGGGCATCTCGCTCTACCCCGCCCAGGAGGAAGCACTGATCGAGGTGGTGTCCGGCGCGAACGTCATCCTGTCGACGCCCACCGGCTCCGGAAAGAGCCTGGTGGCGGCGGGCGCCCACTTCACCGCGCTCGCCAAGGACCAGGTCACCTTCTACACCGCGCCGATCAAGGCCCTGGTCTCGGAGAAGTTCTTCGAGCTGTGCAAGGTGTTCGGCACGGAGAACGTCGGCATGCTCACCGGCGACGCGTCGGTCAACGCGGACGCCCCGGTGATCTGCTGCACCGCCGAGGTGCTGGCCTCCATCGCGCTGCGGGACGGCAGGGACGCCGACATCGGCCAGGTGGTGATGGACGAGTTCCACTTCTACGCCGAGCCGGACCGGGGCTGGGCCTGGCAGATCCCGCTGCTTGAGCTGCCGCAGGCGCAGTTCGTCCTGATGTCGGCGACGCTCGGCGACGTGACGCGGTTCGAGGAGGACCTGACCCGGCGCACCGGGCGGCCCACGGCCGTCGTACGGTCCGCGACCCGGCCGGTGCCGCTGAGCTACGAGTACCGTACGACGCCGATGACGGACACCCTCACCGAGTTGCTGGAGACCCGACAGGCGCCCGTCTACATCGTGCACTTCACCCAGGCCGCGGCGGTGGAGCGGGCCCAGGCGCTGATGAGCATCAACATGTGCACCCGCGCCGAGAAGGACGAGATCGCGGCGCTGATCGGCAACTTCCGCTTCACCACCAAGTTCGGACGCAACCTGTCCCGTTACGTCCGGCACGGCATCGGGGTGCACCACGCGGGCATGCTGCCCAAGTACCGTCGGCTGGTGGAGAAGCTGGCCCAGGCCGGCCTGCTCAAGGTCATCTGCGGCACCGACACCCTGGGCGTGGGTGTGAACGTGCCGATCCGCACGGTGCTGTTCACCGCGCTGACCAAGTACGACGGGCAGCGGGTGCGGACGCTCCGGGCGCGGGAGTTCCACCAGATCGCGGGCCGCGCCGGGCGGGCCGGCTTCGACACCGCCGGCTTCGTGGTGGCGCAGGCGCCCGAGCACGTCATCGAGAACGAGAAGGCCCTCGCCAAGGCCGGGGACGACCCCAAGAAGCGCCGCAAGGTAGTCCGCAAGAAGGCCCCCGAGGGCTTCGTCAACTGGGGCCAGAACACCTTCGAGAAGCTCATCGCCTCCGAGCCGGAGCCGCTCACCTCGCGCTTCCAGGTCACCCACGCCATGCTGCTGTCGGTCATCGCCCGGCCCGGCGACGCCTTCGAGGCGATGCGCCGGCTCCTGGAGGACAACCACGAGCCGCGCAAGAACCAGCTGCGCCACATCCGCCGCGCCATCGCGATCTACCGCTCGCTGCTGGACGGCGGGGTCGTGGAGCGGCTGGACGAGCCGGACGCCGAGGGCCGCCGGGTGCGGCTGACGGTGGACCTCCAGCAGAACTTCGCGCTGAACCAGCCGCTGTCCACCTTCGCCCTCGCCGCCTTCGAGCTGTTGGACCCCGAGTCGCCGTCCTACGCCCTGGACATGGTCTCGGTCGTCGAGTCGACCCTGGACGACCCCCGGCAGATCCTGGCCGCGCAGGAGAACAAGGCCCGCGGCGAGGCGGTGGCCGCGATGAAGGCCGACGGCGTCGAGTACGAGGAGCGGATGGAGCGGCTCCAGGAGATCAGCTACCCCAAGCCGCTGGAGGAGCTGCTGCTGCACGCCTACGGGCTGTATCGCAAGAGCCACCCGTGGGTCGGCGACCATCCGCTGTCGCCCAAGGCCGTCATCCGGGACATGTACGAGCGGGCGATGACCTTCACCGAGTTCACGTCCTTCTACGACCTGGCGCGGACCGAGGGCATCGTGCTGCGCTACCTCGCCAGCGCCTACAAGGCCCTGGACAACACCGTTCCCGACGACCTGAAGTCCGACGACTTCGAGGACCTGATCGCCTGGCTGGGCGAGATGGTCCGGCAGGTCGACTCCAGCCTGTTGGACGAGTGGGAGCAGCTGGCCAACCCGGAGGAGGAATCGGCCGAGGAGGCCCGGGAGCGCGCCGACCAGGTCAAGCCGGTCACCTCGAACGCCCGCGCCTTCCGGGTGCTGGTGCGCAACGCGATGTTCCGCCGGGTGGAGCTGGCCGCCCTGGACGACGTCCGGGAGCTCGGCGAGATGGACGAGGAGGCGGGCTGGGACGAGGCCCGGTGGGCCGAGGCCATGGACGCCTACTGGGACGAGTACGAGGACCTGGGCACCGGCCCCGACGCCCGCGGGCCCAAGCTGCTGCGGATCGAGGAGGACCCGGAGCACGGCCTGTGGCGGGTGCGCCAGACCTTCGCCGACCCCAACGGCGACCACGACTGGGGCATCTCCGCCGAGGTGGATCTCGCGGCCTCCGACGAGGAGGGCCGCGCGGTGGTCCGGGTCACGGACGTGGGCCAGCTGTAA
- a CDS encoding metal-dependent hydrolase — translation MMGPAHSLSGAAAWLGVGAATAAAGHAMPWPVLVVGALICAGAALAPDLDHKAATISRAFGPISRTLCEVTDKLSYAVYKATKTQSDPRRSGGHRTLTHTWVWAVLIGAGASALAVAGGRWAVLGILFVHMVLAVEGLLWRAARVSSDVLVWLLGATSAWLLAEILNKPGNGADWLFDGQPYLWLGLPIVLGALVHDIGDALTVSGCPILWPIPIGRKRWYPVGPPRGMRFRAGSWVELKVLMPVFMVLGGLGGLGALNVI, via the coding sequence ATGATGGGACCGGCGCACTCACTCTCCGGGGCGGCTGCCTGGCTGGGGGTGGGGGCGGCGACCGCGGCGGCCGGCCATGCGATGCCCTGGCCGGTGCTGGTCGTCGGCGCCCTGATCTGCGCCGGGGCCGCGCTCGCCCCGGACCTGGACCACAAGGCCGCGACGATCTCCCGGGCCTTCGGCCCGATCTCCCGCACCCTGTGCGAGGTCACGGACAAGCTGTCGTACGCCGTCTACAAGGCGACGAAGACACAGAGCGACCCGCGGCGCTCCGGCGGCCACCGCACGCTCACCCACACCTGGGTGTGGGCGGTGCTGATCGGCGCGGGCGCCTCCGCGCTCGCCGTGGCCGGGGGGCGCTGGGCGGTGCTGGGCATCCTCTTCGTCCACATGGTGCTCGCCGTGGAGGGGCTGCTGTGGCGGGCCGCCCGGGTCTCCAGCGACGTCCTGGTCTGGCTGCTCGGCGCGACCAGCGCCTGGCTGCTCGCCGAGATCCTCAACAAGCCGGGCAACGGCGCTGACTGGCTGTTCGACGGCCAGCCGTACCTGTGGCTGGGCCTGCCCATCGTGCTGGGCGCGCTCGTACACGACATCGGGGACGCGCTGACCGTCTCCGGCTGCCCGATCCTGTGGCCCATCCCGATCGGCCGCAAGCGCTGGTACCCGGTGGGCCCGCCCCGCGGGATGCGCTTCCGCGCCGGGAGCTGGGTCGAGCTGAAGGTGCTGATGCCGGTCTTCATGGTCCTGGGCGGCCTCGGCGGGCTGGGCGCCCTCAACGTGATCTGA